A part of Thermococcus sp. SY098 genomic DNA contains:
- a CDS encoding DUF763 domain-containing protein, translating into MRKGIAELPLHGGHVPPWLAARMRRLARLVVILLVDEYGTKGVLERLADPVWFQALNNLIGMDWDSSGSTTVTTGILKEVLSKEELGIKAAGGKGAKSRETPAQLRDICEKYELDSSEYVRISRLVAKVDTVALQTGYQLYHHVFFLDEEGNWAVVQQGMNPKVKLARRYHWFDNESFTLEPHKGISGIKLEYALNTVDKNTREYQKTLLDIVKEDPRKLERELKTLTAIVKGYKPLVVYKPYEKLNLSDTVRRYKSLGQIELNQRALELARELSVKNYEEFLLLKGLGPSTLRALSLVLELVYDVHPSWRDPVTHPPDPFKFAYAVGGKDRVPFPIDKPTYDELISFLEKLVEKNPQERQIVKAVTKITKNWKPPEEDKKPT; encoded by the coding sequence ATGAGAAAAGGTATTGCTGAGCTTCCACTTCACGGGGGTCATGTCCCACCTTGGCTGGCTGCACGTATGAGAAGATTGGCAAGATTAGTGGTTATTCTTTTGGTTGATGAATATGGCACAAAGGGAGTTCTTGAGAGGTTAGCGGATCCAGTTTGGTTTCAAGCTCTGAACAACCTAATTGGAATGGACTGGGATTCGTCAGGAAGTACAACTGTAACAACCGGGATTTTAAAGGAAGTCCTCTCAAAGGAAGAGCTCGGCATAAAAGCCGCTGGAGGAAAAGGTGCCAAGAGCAGAGAAACTCCAGCTCAATTGAGAGATATATGTGAGAAATATGAACTCGACAGCAGTGAATACGTCAGAATTTCCCGGTTAGTTGCCAAAGTTGACACAGTTGCTTTACAAACGGGATACCAGCTTTACCACCATGTCTTCTTCCTTGATGAGGAAGGAAACTGGGCAGTTGTTCAGCAGGGTATGAATCCAAAGGTCAAGCTTGCAAGGAGATACCACTGGTTCGATAATGAAAGCTTTACGCTGGAGCCTCACAAAGGGATAAGCGGAATCAAGCTTGAGTATGCGCTGAATACTGTTGATAAAAACACAAGAGAATATCAAAAAACCTTGCTCGATATCGTGAAAGAAGATCCAAGAAAGCTTGAGAGGGAGCTCAAAACTCTTACGGCAATTGTAAAAGGCTACAAACCTCTGGTTGTCTACAAACCATATGAAAAACTAAACCTGTCCGATACAGTTAGGAGATATAAAAGTCTGGGACAGATTGAGCTGAATCAGAGGGCTTTGGAGCTTGCAAGGGAACTGAGTGTGAAGAATTACGAGGAGTTTTTGCTCCTCAAAGGGCTTGGCCCGAGCACACTAAGAGCTTTGTCCCTTGTATTGGAGCTTGTGTATGATGTCCATCCTTCATGGAGAGACCCAGTTACTCATCCTCCCGATCCTTTTAAGTTTGCCTATGCTGTAGGTGGAAAGGATAGAGTACCCTTCCCAATTGATAAACCTACTTATGATGAGCTGATTTCTTTCCTTGAAAAGCTCGTTGAAAAGAATCCGCAAGAGAGGCAGATAGTTAAAGCTGTTACGAAGATAACCAAGAACTGGAAGCCGCCTGAGGAGGATAAAAAGCCTACTTAA
- a CDS encoding MBL fold metallo-hydrolase, whose protein sequence is MRITILFENHSGFKKGLFGGHGFSALVEHRGYKILVDTGVDGEILLRNMNALGIKPADINYLFLTHGHYDHTEGLKALLEARRGTKLIIIAHPDIFAKRVALKPHLRDISLPFKREELEELGAEFILTRSPIQIVEGIYSSGEIERDTWDRPVGYRIESGKLMKDDVKDDIALILDLGDSVAVITGCGHSGVINIAMHAQKLMNKPIRALIGGFHLIGSKPELLKETVEKLKELKVEKLYAGHCTGFEAMGFFMIEFRRAFEPLYVGKVIKLG, encoded by the coding sequence ATGAGAATTACAATCCTCTTTGAAAACCACAGTGGATTTAAGAAAGGTCTTTTTGGAGGACATGGCTTTTCGGCTTTGGTAGAGCACAGAGGGTATAAAATATTAGTTGACACGGGAGTTGATGGTGAAATTTTGTTGAGAAACATGAACGCCTTGGGGATCAAGCCTGCAGATATCAATTATCTCTTCTTAACTCATGGGCATTATGACCACACAGAAGGCTTAAAAGCCCTTCTTGAAGCGAGAAGAGGGACGAAGCTGATAATCATCGCTCACCCAGACATCTTTGCTAAAAGAGTTGCATTAAAGCCGCATTTGAGAGATATAAGTCTGCCGTTTAAGAGAGAAGAGCTTGAAGAGTTGGGAGCAGAGTTCATATTGACCAGAAGTCCCATCCAGATTGTTGAGGGCATCTATTCAAGCGGAGAAATTGAGAGGGATACATGGGACAGGCCCGTTGGATACAGAATTGAGAGCGGAAAGCTCATGAAAGATGATGTAAAGGATGACATAGCTCTAATTCTTGACTTAGGTGATAGTGTGGCAGTAATAACTGGCTGTGGACACAGCGGAGTAATTAACATAGCCATGCATGCTCAAAAACTTATGAACAAGCCAATCAGAGCTCTCATCGGCGGATTTCACTTAATTGGTTCAAAGCCTGAGCTCTTAAAAGAGACTGTTGAGAAATTAAAGGAGCTAAAAGTTGAGAAGCTTTATGCTGGCCACTGCACGGGATTTGAAGCAATGGGATTTTTCATGATTGAATTTAGAAGAGCCTTTGAGCCTCTTTACGTAGGCAAGGTTATTAAGCTGGGATAA
- the pyrG gene encoding glutamine hydrolyzing CTP synthase has translation MTKFIFVTGGVVSGLGKGITSASIGLLMKARGFKTTNIKIDPYLNYDAGTMNPYQHGEVFVLDDGGEVDLDLGNYERFLDTNLTFDHNITTGKVYSAVIEKERRGDYLGATVQVIPHITNEIKERIRRIARDYDVVIIEIGGTVGDIESMPFLEAARQMQLEEGRENVAFVHVTYVPKLKVVGEQKTKPTQHSVKELRSLGIQPDAIVARSEDPLEEGARKKISLFTNVPEEAVISAYDVEDTYEVPLLLEREGLGKYLVKRLGLENREPELKAWEKMVAKYKSLKDSVEIAIVGKYVKLKDSYLSIIEALKHSSVANEVKVKIRWIEAEDVEKYGVGLLEGVDGIIVPGGFGARGTEGKMMAIRYARENNIPFLGICFGFQLTVVEFARNVLGLKGAHSTEIDPNTPYPVVDLLPEQRGIDKLGGTMRLGAYPVKIKPNTLAHKVYGTELVYERHRHRWEVNPDYIEEFERAGLIFSGISGDDKRRMEILELPGHRYFIATQFHPEFKSRPMKPAPVFRGLVKAAKEKKFGK, from the coding sequence ATGACAAAGTTCATATTTGTCACGGGTGGTGTTGTGAGCGGTCTGGGGAAAGGGATAACAAGCGCATCAATAGGACTTCTCATGAAAGCGAGGGGCTTTAAGACCACAAACATTAAAATTGACCCATATCTCAATTATGATGCAGGAACTATGAACCCTTACCAGCATGGTGAAGTCTTTGTTCTTGATGATGGTGGAGAAGTGGACTTGGATTTGGGTAATTATGAACGCTTTTTGGACACGAATCTTACATTTGACCACAATATAACGACAGGAAAAGTTTATTCTGCAGTGATTGAAAAGGAGAGGCGAGGGGATTATTTGGGTGCAACAGTTCAAGTCATTCCACACATCACGAATGAGATAAAGGAAAGAATAAGGAGAATAGCCAGAGATTATGATGTTGTCATTATTGAGATTGGTGGAACTGTCGGTGATATCGAGAGCATGCCCTTCCTTGAGGCGGCAAGGCAGATGCAGCTTGAGGAAGGAAGAGAGAACGTTGCATTCGTGCATGTAACTTATGTTCCAAAGCTTAAAGTTGTTGGCGAACAGAAAACAAAGCCAACCCAGCACAGCGTTAAAGAGCTTAGAAGCTTAGGAATTCAGCCCGACGCCATTGTTGCAAGGAGTGAAGACCCTCTTGAAGAAGGCGCACGCAAAAAGATTAGCCTCTTCACAAACGTTCCAGAGGAGGCTGTGATAAGTGCATATGACGTTGAAGACACTTATGAGGTTCCGCTTTTACTTGAAAGAGAAGGACTCGGAAAATACCTTGTTAAAAGGCTCGGTCTTGAAAATAGAGAGCCTGAATTGAAAGCTTGGGAAAAAATGGTTGCCAAATACAAGAGCCTCAAGGACTCCGTTGAAATCGCAATAGTCGGAAAATACGTGAAGCTCAAGGACTCTTATCTGAGCATAATCGAGGCATTGAAGCATTCAAGTGTTGCAAATGAAGTAAAAGTCAAAATCAGGTGGATTGAAGCAGAGGACGTTGAGAAATATGGTGTTGGTCTGCTTGAAGGTGTTGATGGCATAATAGTTCCGGGAGGCTTTGGTGCGAGGGGGACTGAAGGCAAGATGATGGCAATCAGATATGCAAGAGAGAATAACATTCCGTTTTTGGGGATATGTTTTGGATTCCAGCTGACTGTTGTGGAGTTCGCAAGAAATGTTTTGGGGCTTAAAGGTGCACATTCAACAGAAATTGATCCAAATACACCCTATCCCGTCGTTGATTTGTTGCCTGAGCAGAGAGGTATTGACAAGCTTGGGGGAACAATGCGTTTGGGAGCTTATCCTGTGAAAATTAAGCCAAATACGTTAGCCCACAAGGTATATGGAACAGAACTTGTGTATGAGAGACACAGGCACAGATGGGAAGTCAATCCGGATTACATTGAGGAGTTTGAGAGAGCCGGTTTAATTTTCAGTGGGATATCTGGAGATGACAAGAGGAGGATGGAGATACTTGAATTGCCGGGGCATAGGTACTTTATCGCAACACAGTTCCATCCAGAGTTTAAGTCAAGACCTATGAAGCCAGCCCCAGTGTTCAGAGGGCTTGTAAAAGCGGCAAAGGAGAAGAAATTTGGTAAATGA
- a CDS encoding cytochrome c biogenesis protein: protein MKRMSILIFLLLIMPAVVKALPTVKYGAVNFIPVATENELNEIINTNEGQYIFVYYYSPTCPACKYMRDNVFADPSIVQLLSERAVPVIVDVYKGRKVTSLRYKVYSKVLVIQPDNSGYYTPKSSGEEVTVSVPGTPTMVVFKVENGEKILRGVAVGALNKQGFEFFIEQTTEKKADVKTSTPKTSTTTATQTQNESRLTFAVLLTIFSAGILSVFSPCVLPLIVSGFALILAKRNLELIMLGMIAAFSLIGGAAGVLGSYISQITALLYLIGGTGFIVLGTIMVSEKANLYFTSKIGKIQRFAEKNHKFKGRFADFLFGASLGATWIGCIAPYVGFAILTAALSRNFTKGVIVMFIYALGMGLAFYLVLSSKDLAQWINKRFLSNKLTLRSSDRKLEKAIGILMILIGMLMFTELTPLKLWSYLFEKIA, encoded by the coding sequence ATGAAAAGGATGAGCATTTTGATTTTTCTCCTGCTTATCATGCCCGCAGTGGTGAAGGCTCTTCCAACTGTGAAATACGGGGCTGTTAATTTCATTCCGGTTGCAACAGAAAATGAGCTTAACGAGATCATTAATACCAATGAGGGTCAATATATCTTTGTTTACTACTACTCTCCAACTTGTCCTGCGTGTAAATATATGCGAGATAATGTTTTTGCAGATCCCAGTATAGTCCAGCTTCTCTCAGAAAGGGCTGTTCCTGTAATTGTGGACGTTTACAAGGGAAGGAAAGTAACATCACTCCGATATAAAGTTTACAGCAAAGTTCTTGTGATTCAGCCAGATAATTCCGGATATTATACCCCCAAATCTTCTGGAGAGGAGGTTACAGTTTCAGTTCCTGGAACCCCCACAATGGTAGTTTTCAAAGTTGAGAACGGAGAGAAGATCTTAAGGGGAGTTGCTGTCGGGGCACTGAATAAACAGGGCTTTGAGTTTTTCATTGAGCAAACCACTGAAAAGAAGGCGGATGTTAAGACTTCAACCCCCAAAACATCCACCACAACCGCTACACAAACGCAAAATGAGAGCCGTTTAACTTTCGCAGTTCTCCTAACAATTTTCTCTGCTGGTATTTTAAGCGTGTTTTCTCCCTGTGTTTTGCCATTGATTGTCAGCGGATTTGCTCTGATACTCGCTAAAAGGAATCTTGAACTTATCATGCTCGGCATGATTGCCGCATTTTCCTTAATTGGTGGAGCGGCTGGAGTCTTAGGTTCATATATATCCCAGATTACGGCACTCCTTTATTTAATCGGGGGAACTGGGTTCATTGTTCTTGGCACGATAATGGTAAGCGAAAAAGCCAATCTGTACTTTACTTCAAAAATTGGCAAAATTCAACGCTTTGCTGAGAAAAACCATAAATTCAAAGGTAGATTTGCGGACTTTTTGTTTGGAGCATCATTGGGAGCCACTTGGATTGGATGCATCGCTCCATATGTTGGCTTTGCAATTTTAACAGCAGCATTAAGCAGGAACTTTACAAAAGGAGTCATTGTAATGTTCATTTATGCCCTTGGAATGGGGTTAGCTTTCTATCTGGTACTCAGCTCCAAAGACCTGGCACAGTGGATAAACAAGAGATTCCTCTCAAATAAACTCACTCTAAGGAGCAGTGACAGGAAACTGGAAAAGGCAATTGGTATTTTAATGATTTTAATTGGCATGCTGATGTTTACAGAATTAACCCCATTAAAGCTCTGGAGCTATCTCTTTGAAAAAATTGCATAA
- a CDS encoding 30S ribosomal protein S8e — MAIWQGRSLKKPSGGRIVLARKKRKRELGREPAFTRVAEYREERKIIRTFGGNRKVRLVQALYANVFDGGKGKKVKILGVVENPANRQYVRRNIITKGAIIQTEIGKAIVTSRPGQDGVINAVLIKEEKTA; from the coding sequence ATGGCAATTTGGCAAGGAAGATCACTCAAAAAGCCTTCAGGTGGAAGAATTGTCCTCGCAAGAAAGAAGAGAAAGAGGGAGCTTGGAAGGGAGCCAGCTTTCACCAGAGTTGCTGAATACAGAGAGGAGAGAAAGATCATCAGAACATTTGGCGGAAACAGAAAGGTAAGACTTGTCCAGGCACTCTATGCAAACGTCTTTGATGGAGGAAAGGGCAAAAAGGTAAAGATACTCGGTGTCGTCGAGAACCCAGCAAACAGGCAGTACGTTAGAAGAAACATCATCACAAAGGGCGCAATCATTCAGACTGAGATTGGAAAGGCAATCGTCACCTCAAGACCGGGGCAAGACGGTGTCATTAACGCTGTTTTGATAAAAGAAGAAAAGACCGCCTGA
- a CDS encoding DUF512 domain-containing protein: protein MYELTEDYKLRKITKFELDMVDERDDLLIIPPSSKAGPCGNDCVFCYLTQNPPQMIYRVAKHDTLNDPQLEKRIAYAREHYDLWIRVTDTSANVRFDEKRIESLYKAGLDEIQISLHTTKKDVRIKLMHNRNAGKVVDLIPKIVEHFRMIADIILTPGYNVSDIGEILEDLDSFGVHEVRLFPIGVTRFSKTRALTREELLFVKNVALEKQKDLDIEIVIPPIFQALLGEFTTGLEPFDIEMNIPTYILTGELAYPEMKRLFPKLNVVMVKNEVFGGNIGTAGLLTGYDVLRAVKQLPEVDLGILLLPEVMFHGDITLDGWKREELFNRILIEKGYIVETALEPQEIPKILGRF, encoded by the coding sequence ATGTATGAACTGACAGAGGACTACAAACTTAGAAAAATCACAAAATTTGAGCTGGATATGGTTGATGAGCGAGATGATTTGCTGATCATTCCTCCCTCCTCTAAAGCCGGCCCGTGTGGAAATGACTGTGTATTCTGTTATCTCACTCAAAATCCTCCCCAGATGATTTATCGAGTTGCCAAGCATGACACTCTAAATGATCCCCAGCTGGAGAAGAGGATTGCCTACGCAAGAGAGCATTACGATTTGTGGATTCGCGTTACAGATACATCAGCAAATGTTCGATTTGATGAAAAGCGTATAGAATCATTATACAAGGCTGGCTTGGATGAGATTCAGATCTCTCTTCACACCACTAAAAAGGATGTCAGGATAAAGCTCATGCACAACAGAAATGCTGGGAAAGTTGTTGATTTGATCCCGAAAATTGTGGAGCATTTTAGAATGATTGCTGATATAATTCTTACTCCTGGATACAACGTCAGTGATATTGGGGAAATTTTAGAGGACTTGGACAGTTTTGGAGTTCATGAAGTTAGACTTTTTCCGATTGGAGTTACGAGGTTTTCAAAAACAAGGGCATTGACAAGAGAGGAGCTTTTATTTGTGAAGAATGTTGCGTTGGAGAAGCAAAAAGACCTGGATATTGAAATAGTGATTCCTCCGATATTCCAAGCCCTTTTGGGGGAGTTCACAACCGGCTTGGAGCCCTTTGACATTGAAATGAATATTCCAACGTATATCCTAACGGGTGAGCTTGCATATCCGGAGATGAAGCGCCTATTCCCAAAGCTCAACGTTGTCATGGTTAAGAATGAAGTATTTGGTGGAAATATTGGCACGGCTGGACTTTTGACGGGATACGATGTATTGAGGGCTGTTAAACAACTGCCGGAGGTTGATTTAGGCATCCTCCTTCTCCCGGAGGTCATGTTTCATGGTGATATAACTTTAGACGGCTGGAAGAGGGAAGAGCTCTTTAACAGAATCCTGATTGAAAAAGGTTATATCGTTGAGACTGCGCTTGAGCCTCAGGAGATCCCAAAGATTTTGGGGAGATTCTAA
- a CDS encoding DUF555 domain-containing protein: protein MGDYIVVLEAPIIVRDVETPEDAINVAVSKVAKALNKEKLDFVKVEIGYSQCPVCGSPFESAFVIGSVGLVGIYLTLKVFNAQSLEHAERIAKAVVGKALKRVPLKVFEIKEIHNGREGEGFHFDEESA, encoded by the coding sequence ATGGGTGATTATATAGTCGTTTTAGAAGCCCCAATAATTGTGAGAGACGTTGAGACACCAGAGGATGCGATAAATGTTGCCGTATCGAAGGTTGCAAAGGCTTTGAATAAAGAAAAGCTTGACTTCGTGAAGGTTGAAATTGGCTACTCCCAATGTCCCGTGTGTGGAAGCCCGTTTGAGAGTGCTTTTGTTATTGGGAGTGTTGGTTTGGTTGGAATTTACCTGACCCTTAAAGTCTTCAATGCCCAGAGCTTAGAGCATGCAGAGAGAATTGCAAAAGCTGTTGTTGGAAAGGCTTTGAAAAGAGTCCCACTCAAGGTTTTTGAGATTAAGGAAATCCACAATGGAAGAGAAGGGGAAGGATTTCATTTTGATGAAGAAAGTGCTTGA
- a CDS encoding DNA cytosine methyltransferase translates to MYTIIDLFAGAGGFSRGFKEAGFKILAAIENFAPKADTYKFNFPEVKMYVEDIKKIHTIDVMRDVGVPDVIIGGPPCEPYTAANLKRKENPLDRLYNDPIGQLVLHFIRFVKDFQPKIFVMEEVPQIMEGELKDALKYEFEKAGYDEIYFNVLDAQDYGTAQRRKRVFISNIRIKPKKVRGKLTVWDVIGDLPDPRLPEALEIPNHRYVPLSPRKQRKIMRLKWGMAMHKFGDSQRKFTNWVRLHPYKVAPTVKGGSRFIHPFDDRLLTVREQARLMGYPDYHIFLGGRDVQYDSVGEAVPPTVAKAIAEYVKEKLEEGDY, encoded by the coding sequence ATGTACACGATCATTGATTTATTCGCTGGTGCGGGAGGATTTAGCAGGGGTTTTAAGGAAGCGGGATTTAAGATTTTAGCGGCTATAGAGAATTTTGCTCCAAAAGCTGATACATATAAGTTCAACTTCCCTGAGGTTAAGATGTATGTTGAAGATATCAAGAAGATTCACACCATAGATGTCATGAGAGATGTTGGAGTGCCGGATGTAATAATAGGTGGACCTCCATGTGAGCCTTACACAGCCGCAAATTTAAAGAGAAAGGAGAATCCTCTTGATAGGCTCTACAATGACCCAATTGGACAGCTTGTCTTGCACTTCATTCGCTTTGTGAAGGATTTTCAGCCAAAGATATTTGTCATGGAGGAAGTGCCTCAAATTATGGAAGGTGAGCTTAAAGATGCCTTGAAATACGAGTTTGAGAAAGCTGGCTATGATGAGATTTACTTCAACGTTCTTGATGCTCAAGATTACGGAACCGCTCAGAGAAGGAAGAGGGTATTTATTTCGAACATTCGCATCAAACCCAAGAAGGTCAGGGGAAAGCTGACAGTATGGGATGTAATCGGGGATTTACCTGACCCAAGGCTACCTGAGGCATTAGAAATTCCCAACCACAGATATGTTCCGTTATCACCAAGGAAGCAGAGAAAAATCATGCGCCTTAAATGGGGAATGGCAATGCATAAGTTTGGAGACTCGCAAAGGAAGTTCACGAACTGGGTCAGGCTTCATCCTTATAAGGTTGCACCCACGGTCAAAGGTGGCAGCAGGTTCATCCATCCCTTCGATGACAGGCTTTTAACTGTCAGAGAGCAGGCAAGATTGATGGGATATCCGGATTACCACATATTCCTTGGTGGAAGGGACGTGCAGTATGACAGTGTTGGTGAGGCAGTCCCCCCAACAGTTGCGAAGGCAATAGCCGAATACGTGAAGGAAAAACTTGAAGAGGGGGATTATTAA
- a CDS encoding NOG1 family protein yields the protein MKNPFEKMPTILLADELIDKAFRRAEKAASSFTPRGNKISKARQREELRIRTVSNVIRDNLRKILDRTPGVSTLPPFYQELVDTLVDREMFHKALASVNWAIKTIRTLEERYVEKIRYSRDPNEIAQLRRQFYGRVASVIKDIADNLEYLNKARDVLKDLPVIDLSLPTIVIAGHPNVGKSTLLRQLTNAKPEVASYPFTTKGINVGQFEEHWLKYQVIDTPGLLDRPLSERNEIERQAILALKHLGKVIIYIFDPSEYCGFPVEEQMHLFEEIYGEFKEFPFIVVLNKVDVADEEKIRKAEEFLRAKGIEPVRIVAKDGLGVDEVKKKILEILKPELERAIHSSKDVPQ from the coding sequence ATGAAAAACCCATTTGAAAAAATGCCAACCATTCTTTTAGCTGATGAGCTTATTGATAAAGCCTTTAGGAGAGCTGAAAAGGCAGCTTCATCATTCACCCCGCGAGGGAATAAAATAAGCAAAGCGAGACAGAGGGAAGAGCTTAGAATAAGAACGGTTTCAAATGTCATTAGGGATAATCTGAGGAAAATCCTTGACAGAACGCCTGGTGTCTCAACTCTGCCTCCGTTCTATCAGGAGTTAGTCGATACACTCGTTGATAGGGAGATGTTTCACAAGGCTTTAGCCTCTGTGAATTGGGCGATAAAGACAATAAGAACGCTTGAAGAGAGATATGTGGAAAAGATTAGATACTCAAGAGACCCAAATGAGATTGCTCAGCTTAGAAGGCAGTTTTACGGAAGGGTTGCAAGCGTCATTAAAGATATAGCAGATAACTTAGAGTATCTCAACAAGGCGAGAGATGTTTTGAAAGATTTGCCAGTTATTGACCTCAGCCTGCCAACCATTGTTATAGCCGGACATCCAAATGTTGGAAAGTCAACTCTTCTCAGGCAGCTCACAAATGCGAAGCCAGAAGTTGCAAGTTATCCCTTCACAACCAAGGGGATTAACGTTGGGCAGTTTGAGGAGCACTGGCTCAAGTATCAGGTTATAGACACTCCCGGTTTGCTTGACAGACCTCTGAGTGAGCGCAATGAAATAGAAAGACAGGCAATTTTAGCACTAAAGCACCTTGGAAAAGTGATAATTTACATCTTTGACCCATCAGAGTATTGTGGATTCCCAGTTGAGGAGCAGATGCATCTCTTCGAGGAGATTTACGGGGAGTTCAAAGAGTTCCCATTCATAGTCGTTTTGAACAAAGTTGATGTGGCTGATGAAGAAAAGATAAGGAAAGCAGAAGAGTTCTTGAGAGCGAAAGGGATAGAGCCCGTAAGAATTGTGGCTAAAGATGGGCTTGGAGTCGACGAAGTTAAAAAGAAAATACTGGAAATCCTAAAACCAGAGCTGGAGAGAGCAATTCACTCCTCCAAAGATGTTCCGCAGTAA
- the trm10 gene encoding tRNA (guanine(9)-/adenine(9)-N1)-methyltransferase: MKKLSEIFAELLKEKGIDKIGILSKRYRKSKNKLQDIALDVLEGKGAIVEVDEPTAIAWDLSGRRTEGAKYAYAPSCIAKKFKVIISPGDLRARLPNDCPYFIIDLMHWEKHTEKEKNKVALQAAQSYGVLRDYLWSELLALTWVNEEFKKKAHFPLDKVTAYEGSTGEFLKEKGIDEVVLLDPRAEEVLSEEDFSVGAFIIGGIVDTGGTKRGTTAKIGEALESEGIKVRRRKIVLRGDIIGVPDRINHILKILLEMLVEGKSMEEAILTVQSPLHARWRLRKELPKHKRRYLIDGKKYLVVEKELFEEYSKWLNIRWEDFVQVLRELNFVALERKRIHHLNKIAVARIINGKLYRVILLKRAALLCYNC; the protein is encoded by the coding sequence ATGAAAAAGCTTAGCGAAATCTTTGCAGAGCTGCTCAAAGAAAAGGGAATAGACAAGATAGGTATACTTTCCAAGAGATACAGAAAATCAAAGAACAAGCTTCAAGATATAGCGTTAGATGTTCTCGAAGGTAAGGGAGCTATAGTTGAAGTCGATGAACCCACAGCAATAGCTTGGGATCTAAGCGGAAGACGAACAGAGGGAGCAAAATACGCCTATGCTCCATCGTGCATAGCAAAGAAGTTTAAGGTGATTATTTCTCCCGGAGATTTAAGAGCAAGGCTTCCAAATGATTGCCCCTATTTCATAATTGACCTCATGCACTGGGAAAAGCACACAGAAAAGGAAAAGAACAAAGTTGCTCTCCAAGCTGCTCAAAGCTATGGTGTTTTGAGGGATTACCTCTGGAGCGAGCTTTTAGCGTTAACATGGGTTAATGAGGAATTTAAGAAGAAGGCACATTTTCCTCTTGACAAAGTTACTGCCTATGAAGGTTCAACTGGGGAGTTTCTAAAGGAGAAAGGTATTGATGAAGTTGTCCTCCTCGATCCGAGAGCTGAGGAGGTTTTAAGCGAAGAAGACTTCAGTGTTGGGGCCTTTATCATTGGAGGAATTGTTGATACCGGCGGAACTAAGAGGGGAACCACTGCGAAGATTGGGGAAGCCCTTGAAAGTGAGGGAATCAAGGTTAGAAGGAGGAAAATCGTTCTTAGGGGAGACATTATTGGAGTTCCAGACAGGATAAATCACATACTCAAAATCCTCCTTGAGATGCTCGTGGAAGGCAAAAGCATGGAGGAAGCCATTCTTACAGTGCAGTCGCCGTTGCATGCAAGATGGCGCTTAAGGAAGGAACTGCCAAAGCATAAGAGGAGATATCTGATAGACGGCAAGAAATATTTGGTCGTTGAAAAGGAGCTCTTTGAGGAGTATTCAAAATGGCTCAACATACGGTGGGAGGACTTCGTACAGGTTTTAAGAGAACTCAACTTCGTTGCCCTTGAGAGGAAGAGAATACATCATCTCAACAAGATAGCGGTGGCGAGAATTATCAACGGAAAGCTCTACAGGGTTATTCTGCTGAAGAGAGCGGCTCTGCTGTGTTATAATTGTTGA
- a CDS encoding DUF357 domain-containing protein, which produces MEREISEEKLKKYFEITEKALEKLEIAVHEKSLLYSVAKDFLTMAKSYYSDAKYYYEKGDYVTAFAALNYAHGFIDAGVRLGVFKGEDNRLFAFG; this is translated from the coding sequence GTGGAGCGAGAGATAAGCGAAGAAAAACTCAAAAAATACTTTGAAATAACAGAAAAAGCCCTTGAAAAGCTTGAAATAGCAGTGCACGAGAAAAGCCTCCTCTATTCTGTTGCGAAAGACTTTTTAACCATGGCAAAAAGCTACTACAGTGACGCCAAATACTACTATGAGAAAGGTGATTATGTGACCGCTTTCGCTGCTTTAAACTATGCACATGGCTTTATTGATGCTGGAGTTAGGCTTGGAGTGTTTAAAGGCGAAGACAACAGACTATTTGCCTTTGGGTGA